One Epidermidibacterium keratini DNA segment encodes these proteins:
- a CDS encoding amidase yields the protein MDEISYLGGRELAARIRSGEISSREATEAALRRIEAVNPQVNAVVTLAAEAALEQADAADRRRLAGEDLPALHGVPVLHKDTHATAGMRTTSGSPLLADNVPASDDLVIERMKAAGVISLGKTNTPEFAAGSHTFNPVFGYTHNPYALDRSAGGSSGGAAAALACGMVAFADGSDMGGSLRNPAAFCNVVGLRPSPGRVPNAPDPFGDYTLATSGPMARTIDDTALLLSVMAGPDLRAPAALDRPGSAYADVQPVDPASLRIAVAADFGGTMPVEAPVVAAIEAAGRTFESLGANVERAMPDLSLADDAFNVRRAWQFAAKFAPVIERFPDGVKDTIKWNVEMGQRLSGADIARAVAASEQLYQNVRAFFTEYDALLLPVTQVLPFDERLDYPTQINGQQLTTYLEWMRACSDITPTGAPAISVPAGFSEPTGDAPSLPIGLQIVTQHRAEDKLLSIAKVYEQATGFSSRRPNLG from the coding sequence ATGGATGAGATTTCCTACCTAGGCGGGCGCGAGCTGGCAGCTCGGATCCGCAGCGGCGAGATCTCCTCGCGCGAGGCGACTGAGGCGGCACTACGTCGCATCGAGGCAGTCAACCCGCAGGTCAACGCCGTCGTCACACTCGCCGCCGAGGCCGCATTGGAGCAGGCCGACGCGGCCGATCGGCGCCGTTTGGCGGGGGAGGATCTGCCGGCGTTGCACGGCGTACCGGTGCTGCACAAGGACACCCACGCGACCGCCGGCATGCGCACGACGAGCGGATCGCCGCTACTGGCCGACAACGTGCCCGCCTCAGACGACCTGGTGATCGAGCGGATGAAGGCCGCGGGGGTGATCTCGCTCGGCAAGACCAATACCCCGGAGTTCGCCGCGGGATCGCACACGTTCAACCCCGTCTTCGGCTACACCCACAACCCCTATGCGCTGGACCGGTCGGCAGGCGGCAGCTCCGGTGGCGCGGCCGCTGCGCTCGCGTGCGGAATGGTCGCGTTTGCCGACGGCAGTGACATGGGCGGCTCGCTTCGCAACCCCGCCGCGTTCTGCAACGTCGTCGGGTTGCGGCCCTCGCCGGGCCGAGTGCCGAACGCGCCGGACCCGTTCGGCGACTACACCCTCGCAACGTCCGGACCGATGGCTCGCACCATCGATGACACCGCGCTGCTGCTGTCGGTCATGGCCGGCCCCGACCTGCGCGCACCGGCCGCGCTCGATCGACCGGGTTCGGCGTACGCCGACGTGCAGCCGGTCGACCCGGCATCGCTGCGGATCGCCGTAGCCGCAGACTTCGGTGGCACGATGCCGGTCGAGGCGCCGGTCGTCGCGGCGATCGAGGCCGCGGGGCGGACTTTCGAGTCGCTCGGGGCAAACGTCGAGCGTGCGATGCCTGATCTCAGCCTCGCCGACGACGCGTTCAATGTCAGACGCGCCTGGCAGTTCGCCGCAAAGTTCGCGCCGGTAATAGAGCGATTCCCCGACGGCGTCAAAGACACCATCAAGTGGAACGTCGAGATGGGGCAGCGCCTCTCCGGCGCCGACATCGCGCGTGCGGTCGCCGCGAGTGAGCAGCTCTACCAGAATGTGCGCGCCTTCTTCACCGAGTACGACGCCCTGCTGCTGCCAGTGACGCAGGTGCTGCCCTTCGACGAGCGGCTGGACTACCCGACGCAGATCAACGGCCAGCAGCTGACGACCTACCTGGAGTGGATGCGCGCCTGCAGCGACATCACGCCGACCGGGGCACCGGCGATCAGCGTGCCCGCCGGCTTCAGCGAGCCGACAGGCGATGCGCCGAGCCTGCCGATCGGGCTGCAGATCGTCACCCAGCACCGCGCAGAGGACAAGCTGCTGTCGATCGCGAAGGTCTACGAGCAGGCCACGGGCTTCTCATCGCGCAGGCCCAATCTCGGCTGA
- a CDS encoding LLM class flavin-dependent oxidoreductase: MTDYGQELEFGLFLSPDASGPERILQNAQLADVLGLQLVTFQDHPYQAKHLDAWTLLSFVGARTNAVRVAPNVVSLPLRPPAVLAKSAATLDLLTGGRVDLALGTGAFWDAIAAAGGPRRTPKEAVDALIEAIEIIRASWAGQSIRVEGEHYRVVGMHGGPQPAHDIPIWLGAYGKRMLRVTGRLADGWVPSMGYADPPALGAMNLTIDEAAVAAGRDPAQIRRIYNVFGQFGRRSGFLRGTPDDWADDLSQLTIEHGMSTYVLGTDDPDVIRRYAEEVAPAVREKVDKARSAPRPEPTDGESEREKISVTDRSGPRPMSVTPTPDDGTRLGEMPWDESDRPTVAPPENAEFTDAQQATPAHLIEIHDGLRAELAQVREIVAQVRRGHLSVGQARSVINTMTMRQNNWTLGAYCESYCRIVTGHHTLEDRSIFPHLRRSDPALGEVIDRLEEEHEIIADVLYELDRALVALVEGEGYGRAGVAALDELEDKVNLLSDTLLSHLAYEERELLYPLAKYGFY; the protein is encoded by the coding sequence ATGACCGACTACGGGCAGGAGCTGGAGTTCGGCCTGTTCCTCTCCCCCGACGCGTCTGGCCCCGAGCGCATCCTGCAAAACGCGCAGCTCGCCGACGTACTCGGTCTGCAGCTGGTCACCTTCCAAGACCACCCTTATCAGGCAAAGCATCTCGATGCCTGGACGCTGCTGAGCTTCGTCGGTGCCCGCACTAACGCGGTCCGAGTCGCGCCCAACGTCGTATCGCTCCCACTGCGCCCGCCAGCAGTGCTGGCAAAGTCGGCCGCGACCCTCGATCTGCTCACCGGCGGCCGCGTCGACCTCGCGTTGGGCACCGGAGCGTTCTGGGACGCGATCGCGGCGGCGGGCGGTCCCCGGCGTACGCCCAAAGAAGCCGTCGACGCGTTGATCGAGGCGATCGAGATCATCCGGGCATCGTGGGCCGGGCAGAGCATCCGCGTCGAGGGTGAGCACTACCGTGTCGTCGGCATGCACGGCGGGCCGCAGCCGGCGCACGACATCCCGATCTGGCTCGGCGCCTACGGCAAGCGGATGCTGCGGGTGACCGGGCGGCTGGCCGACGGCTGGGTGCCGAGCATGGGGTACGCCGACCCACCCGCGCTCGGCGCGATGAACCTGACGATCGACGAGGCCGCCGTAGCCGCAGGTCGCGACCCGGCGCAGATTCGCCGGATATACAACGTGTTTGGCCAGTTTGGCCGACGCTCTGGCTTCCTGCGCGGCACGCCCGACGACTGGGCCGACGACCTGAGCCAACTCACGATCGAGCACGGCATGAGCACCTACGTCCTCGGCACCGATGACCCCGACGTGATCCGGAGGTACGCCGAGGAGGTCGCGCCGGCGGTGCGCGAGAAGGTCGACAAGGCACGCAGTGCGCCGCGTCCCGAGCCGACCGACGGCGAGAGCGAGCGCGAGAAGATCTCCGTCACTGACCGCTCGGGACCGCGGCCGATGTCAGTCACTCCGACGCCCGATGACGGCACGCGCCTCGGTGAGATGCCTTGGGACGAAAGCGATCGGCCCACCGTGGCGCCACCGGAGAACGCAGAGTTCACCGATGCTCAGCAGGCGACGCCAGCCCACCTGATCGAGATTCACGACGGGCTTCGCGCCGAGCTCGCACAGGTGCGCGAGATCGTCGCCCAGGTACGGCGCGGCCATCTGTCGGTCGGGCAGGCGCGATCGGTCATCAACACCATGACGATGCGCCAGAACAACTGGACGCTCGGCGCCTACTGCGAGTCCTACTGCCGGATCGTCACTGGCCACCACACCTTGGAGGACCGCTCGATCTTCCCGCACCTTCGCCGCTCGGACCCAGCGCTCGGTGAGGTGATCGACCGCCTCGAGGAAGAGCACGAGATCATTGCCGACGTCCTCTACGAGCTCGACCGCGCGCTGGTGGCTTTGGTCGAAGGTGAGGGATACGGTCGTGCTGGCGTTGCCGCGCTCGACGAGTTAGAAGACAAGGTCAACCTGCTGTCGGACACGCTGCTGTCGCACCTCGCCTATGAGGAGCGAGAGCTGCTGTATCCGTTGGCGAAGTACGGATTCTACTGA